One Glycine max cultivar Williams 82 chromosome 4, Glycine_max_v4.0, whole genome shotgun sequence DNA segment encodes these proteins:
- the LOC102663908 gene encoding uncharacterized protein, whose translation MDIPLRSTRKYLFKKTDLLRLRELASLVSDPVDFQTHHGKLLRILRVDVEEGCLETLVQFYDPLYHCFTFPDYQLVPTLEEYSYLVGLPVPDKIPFHGFEPTPKPSDIAAALHLKTSIIQANLTSKGGLQGLPTHFLYQQASIFAEAASTLAFHSILALLIYGLLLFPNIDNFIDINAIKILLTKNPVPTLLADTYHSIHDRTQAGRGTISCCAPLLYLWFTSHLPQSRAFKTNDDKLSWPHRIMTLDPSDIVWYQAASDVGEIIVSCGEYPNVPLLGMRGGISYNPLLARRQFGYPIKTKPNNLALTNEFYLNHGDHSNKRERFAQAWSAIRRLNRSQLGKKSDHVHESYTQWVIDRTKSFGLPYHLPRYLSSTIPPSSLPIPFDTKEEFHEQLTKERQEKETWKRRCQELERENETLKGKIAQQSRELFIQNQRVIEKDDLLRRKDALLHQDARRKRRFMDLFSRAHSDSEDPSTPGV comes from the coding sequence ATGGACATCCCACTGAGAAGCACTAGGAAGTACCTTTTCAAAAAAACAGACTTGTTGAGATTAAGGGAGCTAGCATCTTTAGTAAGTGATCCAGTGGATTTTCAAACTCACCATGGGAAGTTACTCAGAATTCTTAGAGTAGATGTTGAGGAAGGATGCCTAGAGACCCTGGTTCAGTTCTATGACCCGCTCTACCATTGCTTCACATTTCCCGATTACCAGCTTGTCCCCACACTTGAAGAGTACTCCTACCTAGTTGGCTTACCTGTGCCTGACAAGATACCTTTCCATGGTTTTGAGCCTACCCCTAAACCCTCCGACATCGCAGCCGCTCTCCATCTTAAAACCTCCATCATCCAAGCAAACCTTACCTCTAAAGGAGGCCTCCAAGGTCTTCCCACCCACTTCCTCTACCAACAAGCCTCCATATTTGCTGAAGCAGCTAGTACGCTTGCCTTCCATTCTATCCTAGCCCTCCTTATATATGGCCTTTTACTCTTCCCAAATATTGACAACTTCATCGATATCAATGCCATTAAAATCCTCCTTACAAAGAACCCCGTACCCACTCTACTCGCCGATACCTACCACTCTATCCATGACCGTACCCAGGCTGGCCGTGGAACCATTTCTTGTTGTGCACCTTTACTCTATCTGTGGTTTACCTCCCACTTACCTCAATCCCGTGCCTTCAAGACCAATGATGACAAACTTTCTTGGCCTCACCGAATCATGACTCTTGACCCATCTGACATCGTTTGGTACCAAGCAGCTAGTGACGTTGGAGAGATTATTGTGAGTTGTGGTGAATATCCCAACGTACCTCTTTTGGGTATGCGTGGCGGAATTAGCTACAACCCACTTCTCGCTCGACGACAATTTGGGTACCCGATAAAGACAAAACCAAACAACCTTGCCTTGACTAATGAATTCTATCTTAACCATGGAGATCACTCGAACAAAAGGGAAAGATTCGCACAAGCTTGGAGCGCTATCCGCAGACTCAACAGAAGTCAGTTGGGGAAGAAATCAGACCATGTGCATGAATCTTACACCCAGTGGGTTATTGATAGGACCAAGAGCTTTGGCCTACCCTACCACTTACCTAGATACCTATCGTCCACCATCCCACCATCATCCTTGCCTATCCCCTTTGACACTAAGGAAGAGTTTCATGAACAATTAACCAAAGAAAggcaagaaaaagaaacttgGAAGAGGAGATGCCAGGAGCTCGAGCGAGAGAATGAGACTTTGAAGGGGAAGATAGCCCAACAGAGCCGTGAGCTTTTTATCCAGAACCAGAGGGTGATTGAGAAGGACGACTTGCTTCGCCGGAAAGACGCTTTGCTCCACCAAGATGCTAGAAGGAAGAGGAGGTTTATGGATTTGTTCTCCCGTGCACATTCAGATTCCGAGGATCCATCTACTCCGGGAGTTTGA
- the LOC100799210 gene encoding uncharacterized protein, giving the protein MDLVEQENQSLREEVATLREGMDRLTTMMNALLSAQNSQAAAAAVEQPLVSTTPLSTVTSPPLFLPPGCTWGMPPPVCGSPQPAVSEVPLPFAQQSAPVPQPGTSFPQAAMTYSAPLIHTIQQEVEPIFQAENVVAFDKMEELQERFDGMQREVEALRGRDLFGKDACELCLVPNVTIPHKFKVPDFEKYKGNSCPRSHLVMYARKMSMYTDNHKLLIHFFQDSLTGAALKWYMNLDSASIRTFNDLGEAFIRQYKYNLDMAPDRDQLRAMTQKEKETFKEYAQRWREVAAQIIPPLEEREMTKIFLKTLSQFYYEKMVASAPTDFTEMVNMGVRLEEGVREGRLTGESTPAASNAKKFGGHFAKKKDQEVGMVAHGKPQQNFTPYRQVANVASAIPNPSYHQQRPHYPYQYPPQQYPPQQYHPQQYPPQQYHQPQYPQKQQNRPQNPQQPYHSQNRQKTTFDPIPMKYADLLPALLAKNLVQVRTPPRTPDVLPPWFRHDLTCAFHQGAPGHDVENCYVLKNEVQKLVRANLLSFKDQNPNVQANPLPNHGPAVNMIQDCDEDGVILNVQHVRTPLVPIHIKMCEAALFDHDHAACEICPVNVKGCPKVQEDIQGLIDSRELIITRKDKEVCVITLEFQRLEISYNSGESTTTPLECPLAMKLWN; this is encoded by the exons ATGGATTTAGTTGAACAAGAAAATCAGAGTCTCAGGGAGGAGGTTGCCACTTTACGAGAGGGAATGGATAGGTTGACGACCATGATGAATGCACTCCTGTCAGCCCAGAACTCTCAAGCTGCCGCCGCTGCTGTAGAGCAGCCTTTGGTGAGCACAACCCCGCTATCTACAGTGACTTCTCCACCCCTCTTTCTGCCTCCAGGTTGTACATGGGGAATGCCACCTCCGGTCTGTGGAAGCCCCCAACCCGCCGTATCTGAAGTTCCACTTCCTTTCGCTCAGCAGTCAGCACCGGTTCCGCAACCCGGTACCTCTTTCCCTCAAGCTGCAATGACCTATTCAGCACCACTGATCCACACTATTCAACAAGAGGTTGAGCCAATTTTCCAAGCTGAAAATGTTGTAGCCTTCGACAAGATGGAAGAACTCCAAGAAAGATTTGATGGTATGCAAAGAGAAGTCGAAGCCCTCCGAGGAAGAGATCTGTTCGGGAAGGACGCCTGTGAATTATGCTTGGTCCCAAATGTTACTATCCCTcacaagttcaaggtgccagacttcGAGAAGTATAAAGGGAACTCCTGTCCCCGCAGCCACTTGGTGATGTACGCGCGGAAAATGTCCATGTATACTGACAATCATAAGCTGCTTATTCATTTCTTTCAGGACAGCCTGACTGGGGCCGCTCTAAAGTGGTATATGAATTTGGACAGTGCGAGCATTCGTACTTTCAATGACCTGGGTGAAGCGTTCATCCGGCAGTATAAGTACAATCTGGACATGGCCCCAGATCGTGATCAACTCCGTGCGATGAcacaaaaagagaaggaaacgtTCAAGGAGTATGCCCAGCGTTGGAGGGAAGTGGCTGCCCAGATTATCCCGCCGTTGGAAGAAAGGGAAATGACCAAAATATTTCTGAAGACCCTGAGCCAGTTTTATTACGAGAAAATGGTTGCAAGTGCACCAACAGACTTCACCGAAATGGTCAACATGGGGGTACGATTAGAGGAAGGTGTCCGAGAAGGACGTTTGACTGGGGAAAGTACCCCTGCCGCAAGTAATGCCAAGAAGTTTGGAGGCCACTTTGCGAAGAAGAAAGATCAAGAGGTGGGAATGGTAGCTCATGGTAAGCCTCAGCAGAATTTCACCCCATATCGTCAGGTTGCGAACGTCGCATCCGCTATCCCAAACCCATCATATCACCAACAAAGGCCACATTACCCCTACCAATACCCTCCACAACAATACCCTCCACAACAATATCATCCGCAACAATATCCTCCACAGCAATACCATCAGCCACAATACcctcaaaaacaacaaaatcgcCCGCAAAACCCCCAACAACCATATCACTCACAAAACCGCCAGAAAACAACCTTTGATCCAATCCCAATGAAATATGCTGACTTACTCCCCGCCCTGCTCGCCAAAAACCTTGTCCAGGTCAGAACACCCCCTCGTACACCAGATGTTTTACCTCCCTGGTTTCGTCATGATTTAACCTGCGCTTTCCACCAAGGGGCCCCAGGTCATGACGTTGAAAACTGCTATGTCCTGAAGAATGAAGTGCAAAAACTAGTCCGAGCCAACTTGCTATCCTTCAAAGATCAGAATCCCAATGTTCAGGCGAACCCTCTGCCGAACCATGGGCCTGCTGTCAACATGATACAAGATTGTGATGAAGACGGTGTTATCCTGAACGTCCAGCACGTTCGAACTCCCCTGGTCCCAATACATATCAAGATGTGCGAGGCAGCTTTGTTTGACCATGATCATGCAGCGTGTGAAATATGTCCTGTGAATGTAAAAGGATGCCCGAAAGTACAAGAGGACATACAAGGGCTGATAGACAGCAGAGAACTAATCATCACGAGGAAGGACAAAGAAGTGTGCGTCATTACCCTTGAGTTTCAGCGGTTGGAAATAAGCTATAACAGTGGGGAATCAACTACTACTCCACTG GAATGTCCCTTAGCAATGAAGCTTTGGAACTAG